From one Dasypus novemcinctus isolate mDasNov1 chromosome 28, mDasNov1.1.hap2, whole genome shotgun sequence genomic stretch:
- the PRR18 gene encoding LOW QUALITY PROTEIN: proline-rich protein 18 (The sequence of the model RefSeq protein was modified relative to this genomic sequence to represent the inferred CDS: inserted 2 bases in 1 codon) — PGGPRRAAGAPACAPRRPSPPAGAGERKKRPPEQPEAPLSRSWPSATVKRQVARRPAGPPALRAPAQGPPRPATCAPPAPGAAVRFSLSLPPEAVLVIQRRHLEKQGLARPRWPGPGPAADPARPPAACPRARAAAPPRRGPXQALLKISLLNERHRYDDVEYEDEAEALDEGLVRRCTEWLRGVEKAAAPRERRERRGAPPHLGTL, encoded by the exons CCCGGCGGCCCGCGGAGGGCGGCGGGGGCTCCCGcctgcgccccccgccgcccctcgCCGCCCGCGGGCGCGGGCGAGAGGAAGAAGAGGCCCCCCGAGCAGCCCGAGGCGCCGCTCTCCCGCTCGTGGCCCTCGGCCACCGTCAAGAGGCAAGTGGCCCGGAGGCCCGCGGGCCCCCCGGCCCTCCGAGCGCCCGCGCAGGGGCCCCCGCGCCCCGCCACGtgcgcgccccccgcgcccgggGCCGCCGTGCGCTTCTCGTTGAGCCTCCCCCCCGAGGCCGTCCTGGTGATCCAGAGGCGCCACCTGGAGAAGCAGGGGCTGGCGCGACCCCGGTGGCCCGGCCCGGGGCCCGCCGCCGACCCCGCGCGCCCCCCGGCCGCCTGCCCCCGGGCCCGGGCCGCCGCGCCCCCCCGGCGGGGACC ACAGGCGCTGCTCAAGATCTCGCTGCTCAACGAGCGGCACCGGTACGACGACGTGGAGTACGAGGACGAGGCCGAGGCGCTGGACGAGGGCCTGGTGCGCAGGTGCACCGAGTGGCTGCGCGGCGTGGAGAAGGCGGCCGCCCCGCGGGAGCGCCGCGAGCGCCGGGGGGCGCCGCCCCACCTGGGCACCCTGTGA